The window ATTCGTGACCAACGATCGATTTCCAGATACTAAAACGCCGCTCGATTGAGCGGCGCTTAAGTTTATCGCAACGAATCAGTCACGCACGTAAATGATTTCCGGACCGTCCTCGTCATCCACATCTTCTTCGTCCCAATCGTCGTCACCGATGTCATGGACCGACTTCACGCCGCTGCGACGCAGGGCACGCTGATCATCCAGCGCCTGCAACTGGGCGCGAGCTTCGTCTTCGATGCGCTGATCGAGATCGGCCAGCTCTTCCTTGTAGGCAGGGTCGTTGGCCAGGCGATCGGCACGATCTTCCAGGTAACGCATGATGTCGTGGCACAAGCGCTCGGTGTTCTGCTTGGCAATCGCCGAGATCACATAGACCGGACCAGTCCATTCCAAGCGATCAACGATTTCCTTGACGCGAGCATCGTGCTCTTCGTCGAGGATCTGGTCGCACTTGTTCAGGATCAACCAGCGATCACGCTCAGCCAGGGATGGGCTGAACTTGGTCAGCTCGTTGACGATGACTTCGGCAGCGTCCGGAGCACTGGTGTCGTCCAGCGGCGCCATGTCGACGAGGTGCAGCAACAGACGGGTACGCGACAAGTGCTTGAGGAAGCGAATGCCCAGGCCCGCGCCGTCGGAAGCACCTTCAATCAGCCCCGGAATGTCCGCGACCACGAAGCTCTTCCAGCGATCAACGCTGACCACACCCAGGTTTGGCACCAAGGTGGTGAACGGGTAGTCGGCGACTTTCGGCTTGGCGGCCGATACCGAACGGATAAAGGTACTTTTACCGGCGTTCGGCAAGCCCAGCAAACCGACGTCCGCCAGCACTTTCATTTCCAGCTTGAGGTCACGCTGCTCGCCCGGCTTGCCCGGCGTGGTCTGGCGTGGCGCACGGTTGGTACTGGATTTGAAACGGGTGTTGCCCAGACCGTGCCAGCCACCGTGAGCGACCAGCAACTTCTGGCCAGCCTTGGTCAGGTCGCCGATCACTTCCTGAGTGGCGGAGTCGATCACCGTGGTGCCGACCGGAACGCGCAGCACAAGCTCTTCACCCTTCTTGCCGGTGCAGTCAGTGCTGCCGCCGTTGGCGCCACGCTCGGCATCGAAGTGCCGGGTATAACGATAGTCGACCAGGGTGTTGAGGTTTTCGTCGGCGATCATGTAGACCGAGCCGCCATCACCACCATCACCGCCGTTCGGGCCACCGTTTTCGATAAATTTTTCCCGACGGAAACTCATGGCGCCATTGCCACCGTCGCCAGCCTTTACTCGGATCGATACTTCATCAACAAACTTCATAACAACACGCCTCTCGCCATACGGACGAGCCGAAAAACACTAAGACATAAGACTCTTGCAAAAATGAGCGCAGCGACCTCAATCAACGACCGCACAGTCCAGCGCGCCGACAGCCCATACAAACAGTTTTGCAAGAGACTCACCCCACAAACGAAAAAGCCCCGTCGCGAGACAGGGCTTTTCCAGCGATCGCGCAATTAAGCGGCGATTACGCTCACGTAACGACGACCGAAGGCGCCTTTTACTTCGAACTTGATCACGCCTTCGACTTTAGCGAAGAGGGTGTGATCTTTACCCATACCAACGCCGTAGCCAGCGTGGAATTGGGTGCCGCGCTGACGCACGATGATGTTGCCCGCTTTGATAGCCTGGCCGCCATACATCTTCACGCCAAGGCGTTTGGCTTCTGAGTCGCGACCGTTACGGGTACTACCACCAGCTTTTTTGTGTGCCATGAGTTCAATTCTCCTAGTGAGGAATTAGGCTGAAATTAAGCCTGAATACCGGTGATTTTGATCTCGGTGTACCACTGGCGGTGGCCCATACGCTTCATGTGGTGCTTACGGCGACGGAACTTGATGATGCGGACTTTATCGTGACGACCTTGGGAGATCACTTCAGCCACAACGGTAGCGCCAGCAACAACTGGAGCGCCGATATTCACGTCGTCGCCATTGGCAACCAACAGAACGCGATCAAAGGTAACGGATTCGCCGGTAGCGATTTCCAGTTTTTCGATCTTCAGGTATTCACCTGGGGCGACTTTGTACTGCTTGCCGCCAGTAACGATTACTGCATAAGACATGGTATTTCTCCGATAATCCTGCTCACCCAGCTCTTTATAAGAAGAGGTATTGGCTGGCATGGCTGCATGGGGCTGGAAGGCCCGCTTGCAATTGCGTAAGGCAGGTGCTGCCCAGGAAGTTCAGGGTGCGCGATTGTACGCAAGGCACGAGCGCCTTGCAAGGGGCCGTCCATCGCGCCTTGACAGGCCAGGACGTGGGTCCTAGCATGCCGCGCAACCCTTCTGGAGCGACTGTCGCTGATGCAACCCCAAGCTTTCTACCGCGCGGTCGCGGACGATTTTAGCGCCGTCGACGGCATCATCAAGAAGCAGCTGACTTCCCGAGTGCCGCTGGTATCTAAAATCGGCGACTACATTACTTCGGCCGGCGGCAAACGCCTGCGTCCTTTATTGGTGCTGCTGTCCGGCAAAGCACTGGGACGTGAAGGCGATGACCTGCGACTTTTGGCCGCGACCATCGAATTCCTGCACACCGCGACCCTGTTGCATGACGACGTAGTCGACATGTCCGGCATGCGCCGTGGCCGCTCGACCGCCAACGCCATGTGGGGCAATGCGCCGAGCGTGCTGGTGGGCGACTTCCTGTATTCGCGCTCCTTCGAAATGATGGTCGAACTGGGCTCCATGCCGGTGATGAAAATCCTTTCGCAAGCCACGCGCATCATCGCCGAAGGCGAAGTGTTGCAGCTGTCGAAGGTCCGTGACGCCAGCACCACTGAAGAAACCTACATGGAAGTCATCCGCGGCAAGACCGCGATGCTCTTCGAAGCCTCGACCCACAGCGCCGCGGCCCTGGCCGGCGCAACGCCTGAACAGAGCGAAGCACTGCGCATGTTCGGCGATCACCTGGGTGTGGCTTTCCAACTGGTCGACGACCTGCTGGATTACAAAGGCGACGCGGAAACCCTGGGCAAGAACGTCGGTGACGATCTGGCCGAAGGCAAGCCGACCCTGCCGCTGATCTACACCATGCGCGAAGGCACGCCGGAACAGGCTGCCTTGGTGCGCAAGGCTATCCAGAAAGGCGGCATCGAAGACCTGGAGAGCATCCGCGAAGCCGTGGAGGCCTCGGGCTCGCTGGAATACACCGCGCAACTGGCCCGCGATTACGTGGCCCGTGCGATCAAATGCCTCGACGCACTGCCGCCGAGCGAGTATCGCGATGCGCTGGTTGAGCTGAGCGAGTTTTCGGTCGCCCGTACGCACTGATCGTTAAAGCAAGATCAAAAGATCGCAGCCTTCGGCAGCTCCTACACCCACCCTGTAATTGGATGGACTCGCCCAAGCCGAGGCGTCAATGCGCCACGGTGGCAGTCTAAACAGCCAACGACAGCGAGGGCGAGTCCATGAAAAATCATAGTTCGTTTGATCAATCCGTGTCTTCTTCCGATTTGTCGGCCTGCACAACCTTGGCGGTCGACCTGGCCAAACAGGTCTTTCAGGTCGCCGGTGAAGATATCCTCGGCCAGGTGTTCTACGAGCAGCGGATCAAGTCGCGCGAGGCGTTTTATGATTTTCTCCGACAGTTGCCGCCGCATGTCGTGGTTTTGATGGAGACCGGTCCGGGTGCCCAGGCCTGGGCCCGGCAGCTGCAAGACCAAGGCAATCCGGTGCGGATTCTTCCAGCCGGTTTGGTGGCCACACATCGCAGCGGGCCTAAAAATGATCGCAACGATGCGCTGGCGATTCTGCGGGCTAATCGCGATGAAAAAATCTGCGCAGTACCGGTCAAAAGCGTTGCGGCGCTGGCAATGCAGGCGTTGCATCGCGCCCGCCAGGGCTATGTGCGTCGACGCACGGCCCTCAGTAATCAGATGCGCGGCCTGCTGCTTGAGCACGGCGTAGCCTTGGCACAGGGCGATGTTGCGATCAGCCAGAAAATTCCGCGGGTGCTGGAAGATGCCACCCAACCGGTGCCGGGCCTGCTGCGTGAACTGATCGACGAACTGTTGGCCGAGTGGCGCCATTTGGGCGAGCGCATCAGCGTACTGACGGGACGCCTGGAAGTGGCCGCCAACACCGACATGACGGCGAAGCGGCTAATGACTGTGCGCGGCATCGGCCCGATCACTGCCACGGCACTGGTGGCCAAGGAAACCAAGCCTGAGCGATTTCCCAATGCCCGCAAGTTTGCCGCGTACTTTGGCATGGTGCCTGACCAGCACAGCAGCGGGGAGACGGTCCGGTTGGGGAACATGACCAAGCGAGGTGATGCTTATTTACGCAGCCTGATGATCCAGGGAGCCCATGCGGTGCTGCAACAACTACGACCTGATTCCCAGCAACCCGATGACCGCCGTTTGTTGCACTGGATGAGCCGGTTGGGCCGTAAGGAGGCTGCGATCAGGCTAGCCAACCGCAACCTGCGAATCGTCTGGGTGCTTCTACAGAATGACCAGACTTATCGTCGCCACGCGGGTGATGGCCAGCCAGCGACGATGGGCCACTGAGCGACAGAGTTCTGCCACCGAGGTACTAACCGTCTGACCCTCTGCTGAAAAAAATTGACCCCAGGTAAGACCGGCGTGGATTGATGCCTAAGCTCCTACTGGCCTTCGAGGCCTGACTGTAATCGGCATACCACGAGCTTTTCCAATTTTGGCCAGAAGCCGAAGACGGCTTCCACGAATAGGCCTAATACATAGATGCAACGGGGCAGCGGTTTTTCAAAAGCGGGTAGACAGTGGGTGCGAGTCCATACATAGGAGCTGCCGAAGGCTGCGATCTTTTGCTTTCAACTCCCCGCACCTGGAAAACCCTATACAATGTGCGCTTTTTAACGATCCTGAATCCAAGGAGCCTTAGTGAGCACGTTGCCACCCTGCCCGAAATGCAATTCCGAATACACCTACGAGGACGGCGCCCAGCTGATCTGCCCCGAGTGCGCTCACGAGTGGTCCGCAAGCGGCGAAGCCGAAGCGGTGTCCGATGACGCGGTGAAAAAGGATTCGGTCGGTAACGTCCTGCAGGACGGCGACACCATTACCGTGATCAAGGACCTCAAGGTCAAGGGCACGTCGCTGGTGGTCAAGGTCGGCACCAAGGTGAAGAACATCCGCCTGTGCGATGGCGATCACGACATCGACTGCAAGATCGACGGTATCGGCCCGATGAAACTCAAATCCGAGTTCGTCAGAAAAGTCTGAACCTGCTGTATTCCATCCCGCGCCAGGCGTGGGATGGTGCTTCGCCCTCCCCTGCTTCACCCAGCAAATCCTCGCAATAGCTAAAGGCCAGCCGTTTTGACCTTACGCAATCTTTACCCGGAAAAAAGCCCAAACCGCCAATAGGTCCTTGCTATTTATTGAATAGGAATTATTCTCATTGAAACCAATCAATGGAGATGAGAATTCATGACTTACTTAATCGATGCCTGGCTGGACCGCCCACACCCTTACCTCAGGATTCTGCATCGCGAAACCGGGGAAGTCTGTGCGGTACTTGAAGAGGAAGCCTTGAGTGAACTTCAGGATCAGGGTGATCTTGACCTCAATGGCCTGAATTCCAGCGAGCCGGTGGTGCTCAAGGAAGTAGTGCGCAACCTGTTTCTGTTCTGCTATGCCCGGGCATTGCGCCCGTCGCATGAACTGAATCACAAGATTGAAGTATGAATAGCATCGCAAACCCTGTAGGAGCAGAGCTTGCTCGCGATGCAAGCAACTCGGTTCAATTTTGATACCGAGGTGCTGCTATCGCGGGCAAGCCTTGCTCCTACACGATCAAATGCTTACAGAACGTCGAGCAGCTCGACGTCGAACACCAGTACGCTGTGCGGCGGAATGCTGCCAACGCCTTGAGCGCCGTAAGCCAGTTCGCTCGGCACGTACAGACGCCATTTGCTGCCGGCATTCATCAGTTGCAGGGCTTCGGTCCAGCCAGCGATCACGCCGCCAACCGGGAATTCTGCAGGCTGGCCACGCTCGTAGGAGCTGTCGAACACGGTGCCGTCGATCAGGGTGCCGTGGTAGTGAGTACGCACGGTGTCTTCACGGGATGGCTTGGCGCCTTCACCGGCAGTCAGAACTTCGAACTGCAGGCCGGAAGCCAGGGTGGTGATGCCGTCACGCTTGGCGTTTTCAGCCAGGAAGGCCAGGCCTTCGCCAGCGGCCGCTTCAGCCTTGGCTGCAGCTTCGGCTTGCATGATTTCACGGATCACTTTGAAGCTGGCGGACATTTCTTCCTGGCCGACACGGCTTGGCAGACCGGCGAATGCGTCGGTCAGACCTGCCAGGATCGCGTCCAGGTTAACGCCCGGTGGCGGGTTGTCGCGCAGTTGGTCGCCCAGCTGACGGCCAATGCCGTAGCTGACGCGAGTTTCGTCGGTGGACAGATTTACTTCGGACATGACACTGCTCCGCTGTGCGGACGGACCAGGAACTTGCCGTGCATGCACAGCGCGTCCCGGAGCGCCCGAAACCAAAAGGGCCAGCAGACTAGCACAGTTGCCACCGCGTTGATGAGGGGTGTCAGCCCTGTCGTGGAGATCGCTGGTCGATCGGCACCTTCAGGCTTTCGTCAATGCCGCCGAGCCCGCACATCTCGTCATGCACCAGGTTGTGCACGAGGTTGAAGTTCAGCTTGGGAAAGGAGTGAAGCACTTCGCGAGCGTGCTCGACCGAACGCAAATGCATCATTTCGCCGCGTTTATCGCTCAGGGGATACGCGGCGCCATGCATCCGCGCTTCCAGCAGATAAATCCCCCCCTCCATCGAGATCAGGTTCAGCTCGTCGACCTTCCCGGCGACGGCATAGGCATTCAACTCTTGCAGGTTCATGAAGGCACCTCACACAGTGGCGAGCCATTACCTCTACAGGGATAGGCCTCGACGCATCAAAGTACAAGCCACAAACGACGCCGCCCGTCTGTTTTGCAACAGACGGGCGGCGGGTACAGCGCTGAATGTTGATCAGTGCTTGGTCACTTTATCCAGGTAACCCATGGCAAAGGCCGACACCACGAAGGTCATGTGAATGATCACGTACCACTGCAAATGCTCGGGATCGACGTTCTTGGCGTCCATGAAGATGCGCAGCAAGTGAATCGAGGAAATCGCCACGATGGAAGCGGCCACTTTCATCTTCAGCGACGAAGAGTCCATGGTGCCCAGCCAGTTGAGCTTTTCCTTGCTGTCGTCGATGTCGAGTTGGGAAACGAAGTTTTCGTAACCGGAAATCATCACCATCACCAGCAAACCGCCCACCAGCGCCATGTCGATCAGCGACAGCAGCACGAGGATCAGGTCCGACTCGGCCATCGAAAAAACGTTGGGGATGACGTGGAAGACTTCTTGGAAGAACTTCAGCGCCAGGGCCAGCAACCCGAGGGACAGGCCGAAGTAGATCGGCGCCAGCAACCAGCGGGAGGCGTACATTGCATTTTCGATAAAGCGTTCCATTGAATCTCACAGGTGGTCTGAAAATCGACGCGAGTATAGCAGCCCGCTGTTACACCCAGAAACCATCGGGAAATCCGCCACCTGCGCGTGTACATCAAGGTTTTTCTGCTAGTGTCCAAACCATTGACAGCTCAGTGATATCGGACAGGAAGACAGGAAATGGATGCGCGCTTGCCTTTAACCGGTGCAGGAATCTGCCTGGCGTTGCTGATGAGCGCCTGCTCGCCGAGCGATGAAAAACGCCAGGTCAGCCTGGAGGAAAAGACTGCGCAGTTCGAAAAGTCGCTGGATGCGATCCAGGACCCGAAACTCAAGGACGCCGTGGCGGAACTTGGCGGCTCGCTGCTGCTGCTCGAACGGGCGCAACTCAAGCTCGACAGCAAACCGGTGGAGACCGAATACGGTGAAGACGCCCTCGCCGTCCTCAAGCACTACCCCTCGCCCCAGGCACTGGTCGACACCTACATCAACGGCCTGTTCGTGTTGCATAAAGATTCCAGCTCCGACTACCTCACCGACCTGCAACCCGTATTTCCTTTCAATTTCAGCATTCCGGCGGCGTTTCTGTTTCCCCATGGCCTGGAATGGCAATCGGTCACGCTGAGCAACAAACGCGTCATCGCCTTCCAGCCGGAATGGTCGGAAACCGATCCCGGCATTCAGTTGAGTCCGTCGAGCTCCAACCTGAACAATCCCGATGACCTGACCGTGGCGTATCCGTTCATCGAAGGCCTGGATGCCGATATCAAGAACCAGCCGCAACCGCTCAGCCTGCAAGGCAAGATCGAAGTCATCGCCCCCCATCGGCTCTACAGCTTCGACCTGACGAAAAAGGATGTCGGCCAGACGCGCACCAACGACAACGTCAGCGTCACCCTGCTGAAGCTGGCCAATAACTACGCAGAACTCGAATTCAGCAACAGTGCGCCACAAGCCCCGGAGATCGTAGAAACACCGCTCAACCCGCTGATCGTCCAGGCCAAGGATGCCAGCGGGCAATTTCTCTCGCGCTCCGGCTCGATCAATGAAACCGCTGCGCAAATCGCTTTCTACCAGAAGCAGTTGGTGAAAATGCAGCAACAGAAATCCTGGAGCGAAGCGTTCGAAAAGCAGCTCGATGAAGAGCACCGCACCTTCGAGAAGCAACAAACCCATCGTTATTCGAAAGTGTATTTCAACGGACCGATCGAAACTCTCGAAGTGAGCCTACTGGACTTTTCAGCCGTCACGGTGACCCGCAAGGATCTGGATCTGCCGGTGCGTCGCTTTGACCGTCACACCACGCAGAAAACCATCCAGCCCTTGAACTTGCCGGTGGTGGTGTATGACGACCAGGCGCCGAGCTGGCTCAAGGGCGCGACCTTGACCGAGGAACAACTGAAGAAGGGGGTCAAAATCACTCAGTCGGTTGATGACTCAAGCGCTGCCCGAGTCGAATTCAGCCACCTCAAAAGCTTCAATGACGAACTCCTTGGCACCTCCTTCAATCCCGGCGAAAACCCGGTCAGCTTCTTCACCGAGGACAGCCGGGGCAAACGCGATGAACCGATCGAACTGCCGCCGGAGGCGTATGAGGTCGATCCCCTTCGCGGCACCATCACCTATGACCTGAACCTGTTTCCGGAAACGCCCGCTTACGTGGTGGGCTCCGTGCCGCTGTTCCTGGCGACGGTCGACAAGCAGAGCATCGACGCTCATCAACTGCCCAAAGGCCTGGAGCTCAAAGGCAACGCGTTGGTGGTGGACCTGAAAGTGTTCCCCGAGCAGGACTGGCGGTTTTTTGCCAAGGACGACAGTGGCAATTACCTCAAGGAAATTCTCGCAGTCACCCATGATGCAGGCACAGAAGGCCCCGCGCTGTTTGCCGTCCATTACTTCTACGGCCAACCCACGCGCCTGGAAACCTATCAGCGAACTGACCTCACCACCGTGCAATATGGCTACGAGGTCAAACTCGACAAGGCTGATGCATCCAAGCTGGCCCAATAGAACGGACTAATGATCGGGCCGAAACTCAAAGCCACCGACGTTACGGCAACGTCCGCCATTGATCTCGCGCAACTGGGCTTGCAGATGCAGGCACCAGATTTGCGGATCATCAGCGAGTTCGTAGCCGTGCAAGGTCAGGCTTTCAACAATGGTGTCGAGGATGGATTCAGCCGCGAACGGACCAGGAAACGGGCCCTGGGCTTTGATGGCTGAAGGTTGTTCGCCGGCCATTCCGGCGGCGAAGAGCAAGGTCCACATACCCGTATCACCCGCCAACGGCTTGATGGCGCATTCGATACGGGTCACAAGACCCAGGCATTGACGAGTGAGGCAGAGGTTGCGCGACATGGCGGCGACCCTCGGTAGATCCGGTATTCAGCCTCCACGGGAAGGCTGTTTCGATCCAGTGATTACTGTCCCTGTCCTTGAGCAGAGAATAGAAGAAAAGTGCGGGATGCAGGCCATTCGATACCAGAAGGCGCCGAATGGTCATTGTGTGAATATTGACGCCAGAGTGATGGCGTTTTCGGACTGTATAGATCACCTGTAGGAGCCGAGCTTGCTCGCGATTGCGGACGTTCAGTCACCACAGGTGCTGAATGTCAGTCCGCTATCGCGAGCAAGCTCGGCTCCCACAGGTTATGCATCACGCAGGCTTGGCCTCGACCAGCGCCTCGACCGCCATCTCCTTTTCAGCCTCTTTTAGATCTTCCTCACTGATCATTTCCGCAATGACCCGCAAGCGCTCCACCACCCGTGCGTTGACGCTGCCTTCAGGGAATTCGCCGTTCTCGTCCGGCTCGCCCGCCGGTTCGCCGACCAGCAGGCTCAAGGCCTCATCAGCCTGGCGTACCGCGTAGACATGGAACTGCCCGGCACGCACCGCCGTCAGCACTTTCTCGTCGAGCATCAACGTAGCGACGTTGGCCTGCGGAATGATCGCGCCCTGCTCGCCGGTCAGCCCGCGCGCTTCACAGAGGCGGAAGAAGCCTTCGATCTTCTCGTTGACCCCGCCCACTGCCTGCACTTCACCGAACTGGTTGATCGAACCGGTAATCGCAAAGCACTGTTTGAGCGGGGTTTTCGACAAGGCCGAAATCAGCGTGCACGCCTCGCCCAGAGAGGCGCTGTCGCCGTCCACATAACCGTAGGACTGCTCCAGTGCGATACTCGCGGAAATCGCCAACGGGAATTCCTGGGCGTAACGGCTGCCCAGATACCCGGTGAGGATCATCACGCCTTTGGAGTGGATCGGCTGACCGAGGTTGACCTCACGTTCGATGTCGACGATGCCGCTGCCGCCCGGATACACCGTGGCGGAAATCCGCGCCGGTACACCGAAGGCCGAATCGCCGACTTCCAGCACCGTCAAGCCGTTGCACTTGCCGACCGCCGCGCCATCGGTGTCGATCAGGATGATCCCCGCCAGCATGTCATCGAGAATCCGCGCCGACACGCGTCCGGTACGGGTGGCCTTGGCCTTCAGCGCACGTTCGATGTGCCCGGCGTCGGTCATCTCGTCACCCGCCAGATGGCGAATGAAATCCGCCTCGCTGACCAGTTGGAACAGGTCGCCAATCCGTGCTGACAAACGCCCCTGATGCTCGGCCAGACGCGCGCTGTACGTCGCCAGACGCGCCACCGCATCGGCGGTCAACGGCGCCATGCCTTCTTCGGATGTACGGGTTTTGAGCAACTGGGCGAACTGCTCCAGGCTCTCGTCGACCATCGGGATGTCTTCGTCGAAATCCACCAGGACGCGGAACATCTCCTGGAAGTCCGGATCGAGGTCTTGCAGCGTGTAATAGAGCTGACGGGCGCCGATGATCACGACTTTGACCTGCAGCGGAATGTGCTGCGGGTTCAGCGTGACGGTGGCGAACCGGCCCATTTCACCGAGCGGCGATTCCATTTTCAGCTTGCGCGATTGCAGGGCGCGTTTCAGCGCGTCCCACACGAACGGTTCGCTGAGCATTTTTTCCGCTTCGAGGATCAGGAAACCGCCGTTGGCGCGGTGCAGCGCACCCGGTCGCAATTGCCGATACGTCGTGTACAACGCGCCCTGATCGGTGCTGTATTCGATACGGCCGAACAGGTTTTCGTAGGTCGGGTGCGGTTCGAACACCACCGGCGCACCGCCGCTGGCCGAATGACCGACCACCAGGCTCGGCGCGTATTGCTCTTCCAGCAGTTTGCGGGCGACGGCGTCGGTCTTGCTGTCGTCCACCAGTTGCTCGACCACGGTCTTGAGCAGGTAAACCTGCATCGCTTGCAGGTAACCGCACACCGCCGCGTTCTCGGCGTACTTCTCCGACAACGGCGAAAGTAACGGCTGCAAGGCCAGGGTGATGGTTTCTTCGTTGAGGTGGCGCAGTTGATTGCTCGACTCTCGCTTCCATTGCGGCAGGCTGGCGAGCTCTTCGTTCAAGCGCTCTTCGAGGGACGAGATGTCCTCATGGAAACGCTCGCGCTCAGCTTCCGGCAACTGGGCGAATTCCGCTTCGTCCAGGGCCTTGCCTTCAAGCATCGGGGTGAACGCGATGTTGCTGCTGTCGCGGTAGAGAGCGACGTCCTTTTCCAGGGCCAGACGCTCAATGATATCCAGAGCCTTGTCGTAGCGCTGATTGAAGGCGCGGTCGATGGCGCTCTTTTTCTGTTGGTAGGACGGGTGCTCGAAAACGGCTGGGAAAGTTGCCAGCAGGTTGTCGATCAAACCGTTGATATCACCAATGAAATTACCGGCGGTACCCGACGGCAGCTCCAGTGCGCGAGGTTCGCGCGGCTCATCGAAATTATTGACGTAGACCCAGTCCGCCGGGGTCTGCAGGCGTTTGCCTTCGGCTTTCAGGTAGCGTTTGACGAACGAAAACCGGCCGGTGCCGGGCTCACCCATGACGAACACATTGTAACCGGGGCGTGGCATGGCCACACCGAACTGCAAGGCTTCGACAGCACGTTCCTGGCCAAGCACACCGCGAAAGGGCTCCAGATCATTGGTGGTAGAGAAGCTGAACTGTTCAGCGGAAAACGGACGGGTCAGCGCTTCGGGCGCTAGACGCAAGCTGGCAGCAACAGGATCAGGCATCGGGCTTCCTTAGATCAGGCGGGGCAGATAGCGGCATTCTGGCGCTGCCTGTACCTGACTGGCAAGGAGCGCCTCAGACCAAAGCATAGACAAGTCATGCCGCCGCTGCGGGCGTGCGCCAAATCACTGTTTGCGGCAAATGTTTTGCAAAAAATCACGGAACCGCGCGATCGTGCCTAAACTCCAAACTGCGCGGCTGGACTAATAACCGGCCCACTGGCACCGGAACGGGCCAGATCCCTTGTCCATTGGTACGCACATAAAGAGAACAAAGCTATGAAACGGATTCTTCTCGGTACTCTCTTCACCGCTGTATCCATCAACGCCATGGCTCAGGCGCCAGGCGGCCCGGATTGCGGTTGGGGCAACATGCTGTTCGAAGGTCAGCGTGGCACCCCGGCTCACTTCCTGGCATCCACCACCAACGGCACTTCCGGCAACGCAACCTTCGGTATGACCTCCGGTACCAACGGTTGCTCGACCAACGCGTCGCTGACCTATGGCGGCAAATCCTGGTTTGCCATGAATGGCATGATGAACGAGCTGTCCGAAGACATGGCCAAAGGTAACGGCGAAGCGCTAACTACCTA of the Pseudomonas sp. MAG733B genome contains:
- the cgtA gene encoding Obg family GTPase CgtA, with the translated sequence MKFVDEVSIRVKAGDGGNGAMSFRREKFIENGGPNGGDGGDGGSVYMIADENLNTLVDYRYTRHFDAERGANGGSTDCTGKKGEELVLRVPVGTTVIDSATQEVIGDLTKAGQKLLVAHGGWHGLGNTRFKSSTNRAPRQTTPGKPGEQRDLKLEMKVLADVGLLGLPNAGKSTFIRSVSAAKPKVADYPFTTLVPNLGVVSVDRWKSFVVADIPGLIEGASDGAGLGIRFLKHLSRTRLLLHLVDMAPLDDTSAPDAAEVIVNELTKFSPSLAERDRWLILNKCDQILDEEHDARVKEIVDRLEWTGPVYVISAIAKQNTERLCHDIMRYLEDRADRLANDPAYKEELADLDQRIEDEARAQLQALDDQRALRRSGVKSVHDIGDDDWDEEDVDDEDGPEIIYVRD
- the rpmA gene encoding 50S ribosomal protein L27, whose amino-acid sequence is MAHKKAGGSTRNGRDSEAKRLGVKMYGGQAIKAGNIIVRQRGTQFHAGYGVGMGKDHTLFAKVEGVIKFEVKGAFGRRYVSVIAA
- the rplU gene encoding 50S ribosomal protein L21, producing MSYAVIVTGGKQYKVAPGEYLKIEKLEIATGESVTFDRVLLVANGDDVNIGAPVVAGATVVAEVISQGRHDKVRIIKFRRRKHHMKRMGHRQWYTEIKITGIQA
- a CDS encoding polyprenyl synthetase family protein, with translation MQPQAFYRAVADDFSAVDGIIKKQLTSRVPLVSKIGDYITSAGGKRLRPLLVLLSGKALGREGDDLRLLAATIEFLHTATLLHDDVVDMSGMRRGRSTANAMWGNAPSVLVGDFLYSRSFEMMVELGSMPVMKILSQATRIIAEGEVLQLSKVRDASTTEETYMEVIRGKTAMLFEASTHSAAALAGATPEQSEALRMFGDHLGVAFQLVDDLLDYKGDAETLGKNVGDDLAEGKPTLPLIYTMREGTPEQAALVRKAIQKGGIEDLESIREAVEASGSLEYTAQLARDYVARAIKCLDALPPSEYRDALVELSEFSVARTH
- a CDS encoding IS110 family transposase, producing the protein MSACTTLAVDLAKQVFQVAGEDILGQVFYEQRIKSREAFYDFLRQLPPHVVVLMETGPGAQAWARQLQDQGNPVRILPAGLVATHRSGPKNDRNDALAILRANRDEKICAVPVKSVAALAMQALHRARQGYVRRRTALSNQMRGLLLEHGVALAQGDVAISQKIPRVLEDATQPVPGLLRELIDELLAEWRHLGERISVLTGRLEVAANTDMTAKRLMTVRGIGPITATALVAKETKPERFPNARKFAAYFGMVPDQHSSGETVRLGNMTKRGDAYLRSLMIQGAHAVLQQLRPDSQQPDDRRLLHWMSRLGRKEAAIRLANRNLRIVWVLLQNDQTYRRHAGDGQPATMGH
- a CDS encoding zinc ribbon domain-containing protein YjdM produces the protein MSTLPPCPKCNSEYTYEDGAQLICPECAHEWSASGEAEAVSDDAVKKDSVGNVLQDGDTITVIKDLKVKGTSLVVKVGTKVKNIRLCDGDHDIDCKIDGIGPMKLKSEFVRKV
- a CDS encoding FKBP-type peptidyl-prolyl cis-trans isomerase — encoded protein: MSEVNLSTDETRVSYGIGRQLGDQLRDNPPPGVNLDAILAGLTDAFAGLPSRVGQEEMSASFKVIREIMQAEAAAKAEAAAGEGLAFLAENAKRDGITTLASGLQFEVLTAGEGAKPSREDTVRTHYHGTLIDGTVFDSSYERGQPAEFPVGGVIAGWTEALQLMNAGSKWRLYVPSELAYGAQGVGSIPPHSVLVFDVELLDVL
- a CDS encoding DUF6482 family protein, whose protein sequence is MNLQELNAYAVAGKVDELNLISMEGGIYLLEARMHGAAYPLSDKRGEMMHLRSVEHAREVLHSFPKLNFNLVHNLVHDEMCGLGGIDESLKVPIDQRSPRQG
- a CDS encoding TIGR00645 family protein, which produces MERFIENAMYASRWLLAPIYFGLSLGLLALALKFFQEVFHVIPNVFSMAESDLILVLLSLIDMALVGGLLVMVMISGYENFVSQLDIDDSKEKLNWLGTMDSSSLKMKVAASIVAISSIHLLRIFMDAKNVDPEHLQWYVIIHMTFVVSAFAMGYLDKVTKH